AACTCCCAGGTCCCAGCCCAGCCCAATCTTCTCAAATTCCAGATCGAACTCCGAAACCAGCAAGCGTTAGAGCGTGGAGCTCAGCGAGGAGGGAGGGAGGTGGAGAGGAGGAAGGAAACGTACCCCTCTTGGCCTGCAGCAAGGTCCTCCCCGTAGTAGATCCGGCGCCCGCCTGGAACACGCCGTCTGCTCAAGCACAAACACAGCACGACGAACCCGTCAGAACAGAAGCCGCTGCGAGGCGTAACGCGGACGATGGTGGCAGcagagcaggagcaggagcaggGAACGCACCGGAGATGAAGGGGGAGGCGGAGGCGAGCCCGACCAGGAGGgcggcgaggacgaggaggagcggGAGCCCACGGCCGGTGGCCATCGTCGcgcgtccctccgcccggcgcaCGGCTCCGAGCAGGGACAAAGGCTGTTGGATctaggaggacgacgacgacggacGGCGCGCGCAGACCCACCCACGTGCGCGCCTCGACTCTCCTCGCTGGTGGCTTGTAAGCTCCACGGAGCGGGCGGGCGGTGCTACAGCTGCAATTAATTAGTGGCGACGGATGCTGCTGTGACTGCGAGCTGGAACAGGacgcaaagggaagaagaagaagaagaagagaaggacgTGACCATGTTGCGGACGCGTTTTGTTTCGGTGTCCGTTTTTTTTTTCCTCGCTGACGGTGGTTATTCGGATGGATTGTGGGACCCGGCGAGTCGGCGAACCGAGGTTATTAGACAGGAGACAGCGACGGTAGATAGATTATTAGGTAGGGGAAGTGGTCAAGGCGACGCATGCCTTGTGTTTGATCTTCACACAGCGAGGGTAGTTTTCCCCTCAGCTGTTTCTCCTGCCGTCGCGTGACAAATGTAAGGAATGAACGCACGCCGTATTTGTTTTTGTTCTAGTAGTAGGCGAGTAAAAATCGTTGAACCTTTCGTCACTTCCTCCAAACCCAAACCTTCTCCCATGATGCAGCACCCATGATGCAGCACCGTTGTCTTCTGTTGACGGAGATGCCGTCTTCAATCTGGCAGCTGGCTGTTTTCCTGCTTATGGCAAACTTGCCCGCAAGAACGAACGACGTGCCGCTCGCCAGCTAAGCTCGATGTGGTCTATCTAGTGCCACACAGCTCACCGCACGGCAGAGTACCACTACCTCAACATGCGATCCACCAATGATGCTTGCACCAATCAACGACGGGGCTCAATAAAAGACGCTTGTCCATTTTTGCCAAAACAGGACGTGGTCAAGCCCAACCTACAATCTGTGGTTGAGAATTTGCACCCATGGAACGATGGTAGTAGAAAAAAGTAACAACCCAGGGCTGTACAAAATGCACTTTGCTGCTATTTCAACACATGAAAACAAAATGCTACACCACCAGGTCCTGCTTATTCGGTTTGTTGCGGCATCAGATCAGATGAGTGGCGTCACGAAAAGAAAGGAGGTATGAGGTAGGGGGTAAAACTAGTAGCGGGGCTGTTTGTTTCTGCCACAGCCAGCCCTGCCAAAGGTTGGCACGCCTAATAATTGGCGAGCGATTTGGCCGCCGGAGCCTCACCAAAAAATTGGTTCaaatgtactccctctgttccaaaatataaatctttctagagatttcaatagaTGACTACATACggtgcaaaatgagtgaatctacattctaaaatatgtctacatacatctgtatgttgtaatctatttgaaatgtctaaaaagacttatatttcggaagggagggagtacacTAGAAGCTGTACGCTGGGCTGGGCGAGCCAAAACATCGGCGGCGCTCATCCAAACGACCGCACCAGCCTGGTCAACGACCAATATTTTGGACGGGCGGCTGTGGGCAGCAATCCAAATAGCCCCTATATGCATGACGTCATCAACCAAAGAATGGTGTTAATTACGAGAGCCCAGCCTCAACTGTTCTGACAATGAAAATGTGCAGAAGCATTCAAATACAGGCATACAGCAGATCAGGAGGCGCATAGAGgcagagaaaacagaaaacataAACAGAACATGAGCTGTGCGTCGGGATTCCTCTTTTAACTTTCCTTTGCTGTATATAAGCCGCGCTATATTCAGTTATCTTCCAGGACGCTCTTCTTGACCATCCCCTCAGTTTTTCTCGGGTCACCAACTATCTACTCTTCTTATTAACATCACCCATCTTTTTGATTGACCAAAAAGAGAAGCGAGACTGAGCAGCCATATACAAAGCAATGCTGTTTAGTTTCTGTCGGAAAGCAGTCATTGAAGTCGCCatctctgtttttttttcttgttcATGTACATTGCTGTGAGTTTATTACGTACAAAATTTCCTTCTCTGCACCAAACCAAAAAGAAGAAGCAAACGTTAGTGTCGCAAAATTAACCTCGAATATAAGCCAAAGAGTAAATCCGAAACGCATACTAGTACATATATCCCCAGAGGCAGGTCAAACACTCAATGTCCCTTTTAGATCACAATTCAATAATATTGTGGGTTGAAAAATAACTTGACAAATTGTACAAAGCGTTGAAATCCACAATGTGGTGTTGCTTACTCTATGACCAGACTCTGTCACCGACTCCAATGTTTCAGCCATCTGCATTTGTTTGATCACTGTTGCATGCAATACCTGGATGAACACATAAAACGGAACACTACATAAATAGATGCACATTTCGTATTGTGAATATTCATATTTTTTCCTATAAAATTGGTCAACTTAACGAAGTTTGACTTTGGTCAAATTTTATATGCAGACTTaaaagaaatggagggagtaagAAACAGATAACTGATGAATTATGACATGGTATGCACCTTGCCCATAGTGCTTTTTATCACTGTTATGCAGTTTCATAATAATGGCCCCCCACTGGAAGTGGAAGACAGTAAAAACTACATTGCGACTATTTCACTAGTGGTCGTTGAAAGATATATCTTGGTGAAATTTTGAACTTCAAGAAGTAGCATCACCGGATCTTTTTATGCTtcatactccctccggtcctttttactccatgtataagatttgtgtcaagtcaaactttgcaacgtttgaccaaatttatattaaaGACTATCAACATCGACAATATCAAATATatataatatgaaactacattcCATAATGAATGTAATGATATTGATTTGATATTATGAATGTTGATGCCTTTTCTTATAACTTTAGTCAAATTAGAGAcactttgacttcagacaaaacttatatgcagactaaaaaggaccggagggagcaTATTATTTAACTTGCAAAAGTTGGACAGTTGGATTCTAACCGAACTCCTTGCAGTATTTTTCACCAGGTGCTCAAAGTTTCAAGTGTATCATAAACATGCATATGTCAATAAATAAAACAGCACATTCATAACTAAGAGCCTACGTTGTTCGAATTTTTGCAAATTAGTCAAGCAGACCATAAGTTTATTTATAAAGGTGCAACACTTATGTGGTAAAAAGCATGGTACAATTCTAAACTATGCATCCTGAAACAAATGTAAGCACCATAAGGCTGTGACACTTGGTTAGACAAATACCTTCTTTGTCTTCTCCAGGTCAAATTCAATGGATTTTATCCTATCAAAAGAATCCTGTATAGCACGATCCTTATCCTGTGGGATCTCAGGAGGCTTTCTGCTGAGTTGATTACACATCGATTCAAGTCTTTCAAGACGCTCCAGACAAGGATTTACTCGGTCTTCCTTAACTATCTGAAGATTTGGTTGATTACTGGGTACGGCTGCAGTATGTGGATGAACATTTTCCAACTGTTGCTCATGGCGAGTGAACAAGCGCAAAAGAGAGAGTACTTTGAGAATTACAGCAAGAACTTTTCTTGAAAATAATTTCAAGATCCCATCATCTGCATCGCCTTCATGGACATTTGGGGCGCGACCTGCTAGTTTCAACTCACATTTTAAGCATCAGAGAGACTAGCCACCATGGTGAGACAACTGGGATAAAATATTAACAGCGCCCCATAAGTTTTTATAGATGTTAGATAGTGCATGCAGACCGTGATTAGATACCTGGCTCAGGCGAAACTCTATTCATCGATGAATTTTGTCGTGTGTTGTACTGCCTTAATACATTTCCAGCAAGGTTATATCTTTTATTGGACTCAACAGCTTTATCCACTGAAAGAGGTCGATCGTCTGAACAGCCGTATGTCGTTGATCCTGATTCCCTGGCCTACATGACAAAGACAGGAGATGAAGTTTGTTAAGAAATGCCATGTTGAGGATAAGGCGCTCTAGATCTAGCAACAGCCTATCATTTTTTTTCTGTGAGGGAACAACGACCTAACATTTAGGCATGTCGGGACCAAAAAGAAATATCTGTTATTTCCTTTTGTTCATCTGAATACAGGAGCTACTAGTGGCAAGTGAGAACATGAATGGAACTTATCAATATAATGGCAGAATTGAGGGAACAATAATTTACTTCCTCACGGACTGGAGCCAAACTATGATATTTCTTTTTGGTCCCGACATGCCTAAATGTTAGGTCGTTGTTCCCTCACAGAAAAAAAATGTGAGAACATGAATGGAACTTATTAATATAATGGCAGAATTGAGGGAACAATAATTTACTTCCTCACGGACTGGAGCCAAACTATGATATTCAACATCTTCAGGGGCTACAGGGGATCCAAGATCATCAACATCTGAACCTGATTCAGCATTTGATGTATCACTAATTCTTTCTGGTAACTGAAAGAAGCAAGGACAGTGCATAAAACGTTAAAACTGAAAAGAGATTGACTCGTTGAACAAATGAGAGCTCACAGATCGGATATTTCGTAATCTTGCCTTGAGCGCACGCAATCTTACAGAGCCTGTAACTGTTTCTTCTATATCAGATACTTGCACGATATCCCTTAATGCAGATGATTCCATGCTATGTACGATCTGCAATAAAAAATAAGTTCATAATCAGCTGTAGCAGACAAGTTGGATATTCTTTTGTACCATAAGTATGATACAGTAAGAGAGCACCAGCAGATTCAGTAAAAAGACTACCTTCATAATTAAAGGGTCACTCCAAGGGCCTTTGTTGGACCTCAGGCATCCTCCTTGGTTAGAGCATGTGCACAAACCACCAAAAAACTCTGGTAATTGGCTGCAGATATATTCTGGTAAGCCTTGCACAACAAGCACAGAAACCAATCTCACGACCCTAACAACATAGAAGATTACCGTCACCAACCTTGCGTCAATAGCTTCAAGAAGCCTGCTCTGGTATTTTGCTCCTAGAACCTGTAATGGAAGATTATAGGTATGAAGCAACGGAAACATCACAATGTGGAAAGTGAACTTGGAACGCTTGCAAGACTTCATACATGAATTTTTGATGATGTTTTGGGGTCAAGAAGTCCCTTTATAGTGCTCCAGATCAGTTTGAAACCAGCTCCAGCATTTACAATGAACATTTGATGTAGTGTCTGCATAATTTAGCACATGAATGGTAATCAGAACACTGGGAAACACATGCCTATATTTCATCAGTAAGACTTGCCTCGGGATAATAGTCACCATCTATTTTCTGCATACAGCGCACTAAATCCCTTGCAATCTTACCAAAGTTCTTCCAGCCCTACATCACATGGAACAGATACAAACGTCATTTTCAACTATTTTGCAGATAGCACAATGATGTTAAACGGCACTCAAAGATCAGACCACAAAATCATCCTACAATCAATCAAAGATACAgtttgaaagaaaaaaatgataGAAATAAACTCCTACATTCATAGAGGCATATAGTTGGATTGCAATAGCAGCCGACCAACGCAACTCTAGCAATATCAATAGTTTTGAGGAATTGAATCTCCACACTACAGCTCTACCCAGACCTTTAAGATGCAACCTAAATGTTAGAATCAAACAGGAGGTCACCACCCTGGTACCGGATGAGAGCTTCTACAACTGATTGACATCTGTAGCTGAACAGGTCGTCCTTGCCAAGAGGAAGGGGCCAGATCGCTCAACAGTCTAACCATGTGGCAACTCTGGCAGCTGTGTGATGACTGAGTGTTTGAAGGTGCAATGCTGGTCTGCTCAATGTGATTATAACTGACGAGAAGTTGTGGATGTTGGAAGGAGCCAAGGCACTAAGACATTTTCCATGGCACACCCAGGCCACCAGACTTAGCAGCCAGCTGTACAGCTTGCCAATATAGCTGTTGCGCTTTTGCCTTTATTTTGCTTGCGAAGGTTTTTTGCAGCTTTGCTtccctttctttcttttttttcggCTTTGTTTTCTGCCAGGCTGTACGTTTTGCGCCGCTTAGACATTCCCTTCTAATAACTCCGCCTATGTCTTCTAGGcatagccggtcccaagcccgggtaaaggaggagggttgtgataggcttggcgagccaacgtaaaaactagccagtcccatgggtatgaaacccatttgagtgagagtagtactaggatgagtgacctcctgggaagtcctcgtgaaagggtttcatatctaaggattgtgataggcttggcaagccaacgtaaaaactagccagtcctttgggtatgaaacccatttgggcgagagtagtactaggatgggtgacctcctgggaagtcctcatgaaagggtttcatatctagcctaccccaacttgtttgggacaaAAGGCTTAGTAAGTAAGTAAGACATTCCCTTCTAATACAAAATGAAACACATTTAGAAGCGTGTTCGAGAAAAAGTATTGGAATCAAATCCATTGTATTTTATCTGGACAGATAGGAGCTAAACCAGCAGCATTCAAGAAAAGCCTTATGTTACTGCTGTTTCTCTCTAACTTCCAAGGACTATTGTGCCACCAAGCATCCTAGTTAATTTAGTCACTAAGATGTTTTTAAAGAAGTTTCTGAAATTTTTCTATATGCAGGCTTGTACATCTTCACAAATCCCAATAGTCACATTTTTTTTTAAGAGTTACAACTTCTGCGAAAATTGCCAGTTGTATCATAGCATATTATGATATGAGAAGATGTCTTTGTGACAGGAAAACAATGTTTCTGATTTGTGATAACTGCAGTGCAGCCCCACAAAGTACATATTTTAAGCCTAACAAATAATTTCAAAGGTTTTATCAACAGAAGGTAGTTTCGGAAAAATGTTACTGCAAAGACAACACTTCCTTTTGCTAATTTTCTTACGTCTTTAGAGTCTAGACAAAAATTGCTGGCGTAGAGAAACCATATTTAGGAAAAGGACAATGAACATACCACGCCATGGACATCCAATATTGTGGTTGTTGTATCTATATGCTTTTGAGCAGCAATTGAGCAGGCAGGAAACTTCTCACGGAATGCTCTCTCAAACTCTTGCACATGGTACTTGATATATCGTTCCACTGTTGTGGTTTGCACAAGTTTATTGGGTTCAACTTTTCCAAGCAACTCGATATAGACAGGCCTTCCATCCTTGTCAACCCCATGATAACCCTGGGGGTAATATTGCAGTACCTCCTCTAGCTCATGAAATTCAAAATCCTTCAATGATAAAAGTTAGTTGTCATCAGTATGCACGACACTGTAAGGCAAATTATATAGCAGGCAGTCTTTCAAATTCGCATCAAATGCATCAAAATCTATACTGTTTCACATATTTTCAAATCAGTCCTGAGAATAGACAGTGTTCTTACTTCCAAAATTGTGTCTGTCCCAAATTCATTCCTCCACTGGAGCATCTCATCCCACATTTGTGCTGCCTTTTCAACATCGAACTTTCTAGCTTTCAAAAATCTGCATACCAGAATGAAGAATCACCAACTGGTATTTGAAGGCTGAAAACAccaatacgaggcaaagtttcaTCCGTACTAACCTAAGCATCATATGGTAATCATCATGCCTTTCAGGCAATAGGTTCCTGGCAAACAAAACCTCACGGAACGAGCTGACCGCCTGCTCTTCACCAGCATCCCTGACATCCTCTATCGGTATTCTGGGCACTCTGCAGTCCACTTtcctcttccccctcttcttcagCGAATGTGTCAGCTTGGTTGAAGCGTGCAGCGCCTTCTTCCTCAGCGAGCGCATCCTCCTGTGCTTTGGCTCGTCCTCTGAGTTCTCGGCATCCGCTCTGTCCCTCCT
The sequence above is a segment of the Aegilops tauschii subsp. strangulata cultivar AL8/78 chromosome 6, Aet v6.0, whole genome shotgun sequence genome. Coding sequences within it:
- the LOC109733934 gene encoding phosphatidylinositol/phosphatidylcholine transfer protein SFH6 isoform X1 — translated: MSESNIDGIEISVSNDERRDRADAENSEDEPKHRRMRSLRKKALHASTKLTHSLKKRGKRKVDCRVPRIPIEDVRDAGEEQAVSSFREVLFARNLLPERHDDYHMMLRFLKARKFDVEKAAQMWDEMLQWRNEFGTDTILEDFEFHELEEVLQYYPQGYHGVDKDGRPVYIELLGKVEPNKLVQTTTVERYIKYHVQEFERAFREKFPACSIAAQKHIDTTTTILDVHGVGWKNFGKIARDLVRCMQKIDGDYYPETLHQMFIVNAGAGFKLIWSTIKGLLDPKTSSKIHVLGAKYQSRLLEAIDASQLPEFFGGLCTCSNQGGCLRSNKGPWSDPLIMKIVHSMESSALRDIVQVSDIEETVTGSVRLRALKLPERISDTSNAESGSDVDDLGSPVAPEDVEYHSLAPVREEARESGSTTYGCSDDRPLSVDKAVESNKRYNLAGNVLRQYNTRQNSSMNRVSPEPAGRAPNVHEGDADDGILKLFSRKVLAVILKVLSLLRLFTRHEQQLENVHPHTAAVPSNQPNLQIVKEDRVNPCLERLERLESMCNQLSRKPPEIPQDKDRAIQDSFDRIKSIEFDLEKTKKVLHATVIKQMQMAETLESVTESGHRRRKFCT
- the LOC109733934 gene encoding phosphatidylinositol/phosphatidylcholine transfer protein SFH6 isoform X2, with translation MSESNIDGIEISVSNDERRDRADAENSEDEPKHRRMRSLRKKALHASTKLTHSLKKRGKRKVDCRVPRIPIEDVRDAGEEQAVSSFREVLFARNLLPERHDDYHMMLRFLKARKFDVEKAAQMWDEMLQWRNEFGTDTILEDFEFHELEEVLQYYPQGYHGVDKDGRPVYIELLGKVEPNKLVQTTTVERYIKYHVQEFERAFREKFPACSIAAQKHIDTTTTILDVHGVGWKNFGKIARDLVRCMQKIDGDYYPETLHQMFIVNAGAGFKLIWSTIKGLLDPKTSSKIHVLGAKYQSRLLEAIDASQLPEFFGGLCTCSNQGGCLRSNKGPWSDPLIMKIVHSMESSALRDIVQVSDIEETVTGSVRLRALKLPERISDTSNAESGSDVDDLGSPVAPEDVEYHSLAPVREEARESGSTTYGCSDDRPLSVDKAVESNKRYNLAGNVLRQYNTRQNSSMNRVSPEPGRAPNVHEGDADDGILKLFSRKVLAVILKVLSLLRLFTRHEQQLENVHPHTAAVPSNQPNLQIVKEDRVNPCLERLERLESMCNQLSRKPPEIPQDKDRAIQDSFDRIKSIEFDLEKTKKVLHATVIKQMQMAETLESVTESGHRRRKFCT